One stretch of Amycolatopsis sp. NBC_00345 DNA includes these proteins:
- a CDS encoding serine hydrolase, translating to MTRRPRIDDLTAVAVPEQPALSPDGSRVVYVLRTADAEADRTARALWQVGVPSGRPRRLTRGGSDVSPAWSPDATHVAFLRTQDDGAPQLWLLPADGGEPEQLTRLPLGAGGPVWSPDGTRIAFTAAVDLEAVDNEDDAARERRAKAPVASDRLGHKADGAGPLRSLRQHLHVLDVAGKKVRRVTDGDWHASDATWSPDSKKLAFTAATAPDADLVSRVPVYTVDADDPAAEPVLAGLAEGLGVTAEWLADGSGLLVIGTETAATGQLRLLRLPFDGEPAELAASLDRSLMPGGPAYPGALPQLTNEGRDVLFCVRDRGCTHLYSVPADDSDRPRPVVTGAGRVVAGVSVAGGTAAIVLGTPSSYGEIVAVDLATGTETVLTRHGIEDVEPFRREEREFTISDGTVVQGWLVRDPAADGPGPLLLDLHGGPHGAWNGAADQLHLYHQELVARGWTVLVLNPRASDGYGEAFYTAALGAWGVADAKDFLEPLDTLVAEGVADPARLAVTGYSYGGYMTCYLTSRDSRFAAAVAGGVASDLTSMVGTSDEGHLITEYELGGQPWNGGPDLAEMSPYTKVADVRTPTLILHGDNDLRCPIGQAEQWHTALRERGVPTRLVVYPGGSHLFILEGPPSHRLDYNRRVVDWVEQYAADPDGPRRPRIDAAHWQRRLSALASRHGVPAAQLGILRLHPGGEDELVEAAHGVLNVATGVEATTDSVFQIGSISKVWTTTVALQLVEEGLLDLDAPLTDVLPELRLADPTAAKQMTMRHLLTHTSGIDGDVFTDTGRGDDCLEKYAGLLAEVAQNHPLGATWSYCNSGFSLAGRVIEKLTGSTWDAAVRERLVTPLELKHTVTLPEEALLHRAAVGHFGDDEPEPAPVWGLPRSAGPAGLITATAADVLGFARLHLTGGLAPDGTRVLGEEGAAAMAAFQADLPDKHALGDSWGLGWIRYGWDGHRLIGHDGNTIGQSAFLRLLPEQGLAVALLTNGGSTRDLYQDLYREIFAELADVEMPVPLGPPAEPVAVDFEPYLGTYERAGALMEVFRGEGGARLRVTITGPLAELLPDKVQEYTLVPVEPGLFVVRATQGRGWIPVTFYPLPTGEEYLHFGGRATPKVAIG from the coding sequence GTGACAAGACGCCCGCGCATCGATGACCTGACCGCCGTCGCGGTTCCCGAGCAGCCGGCCCTCTCGCCCGACGGCAGCCGGGTGGTCTACGTGCTCCGCACCGCCGATGCCGAGGCCGACCGCACCGCTCGCGCGTTGTGGCAGGTGGGCGTCCCGTCCGGGCGGCCCCGGCGGCTGACGCGGGGCGGCTCCGACGTCTCCCCGGCGTGGTCGCCCGACGCCACCCACGTGGCGTTCCTGCGCACGCAGGACGACGGCGCCCCTCAGCTGTGGCTGCTGCCCGCGGACGGCGGCGAGCCCGAGCAGCTGACCCGGCTGCCGCTCGGCGCCGGCGGCCCGGTGTGGAGCCCGGACGGCACCCGGATCGCCTTCACCGCCGCCGTCGACCTGGAGGCCGTCGACAACGAAGACGACGCGGCCCGGGAGCGCCGGGCGAAAGCCCCCGTCGCGTCGGATCGATTGGGACACAAGGCCGACGGCGCCGGGCCGCTGCGCTCACTGCGCCAGCACCTGCACGTCCTGGACGTCGCCGGGAAGAAGGTCCGCCGTGTCACCGACGGCGACTGGCACGCGAGCGACGCCACCTGGTCGCCGGACAGCAAGAAGCTCGCCTTCACCGCGGCCACCGCGCCGGACGCCGACCTCGTCTCGCGCGTCCCGGTGTACACAGTGGACGCCGACGACCCCGCGGCCGAGCCGGTCCTCGCCGGGCTGGCGGAAGGCCTCGGCGTGACGGCCGAGTGGCTCGCCGACGGTTCCGGCCTGCTGGTGATCGGGACGGAGACCGCGGCCACCGGGCAGCTCCGCCTGCTGCGCCTGCCGTTCGACGGCGAGCCGGCCGAGCTCGCGGCTTCCCTCGACCGCAGCCTGATGCCCGGCGGGCCCGCGTACCCCGGCGCGTTGCCGCAGCTCACGAACGAGGGCCGGGACGTGCTGTTCTGCGTTCGCGACCGCGGCTGCACCCACCTCTACTCGGTCCCGGCCGACGACAGCGACCGGCCGCGCCCGGTCGTGACCGGCGCCGGACGGGTCGTCGCCGGTGTGTCCGTCGCGGGCGGGACCGCCGCGATCGTGCTGGGCACGCCGTCCTCGTACGGTGAGATCGTCGCCGTCGACCTCGCCACCGGCACGGAGACCGTGCTGACCCGGCACGGGATCGAGGACGTCGAGCCGTTCCGCCGCGAGGAGCGCGAGTTCACCATCTCCGACGGCACGGTGGTGCAGGGCTGGCTGGTCCGTGACCCGGCCGCCGACGGCCCCGGGCCGCTGCTGCTGGACCTCCACGGCGGCCCGCACGGCGCGTGGAACGGCGCCGCCGACCAGCTCCACCTCTACCACCAGGAACTCGTCGCCCGCGGCTGGACGGTGCTGGTGCTGAACCCGCGTGCGAGCGACGGCTACGGCGAGGCGTTCTACACCGCCGCTCTCGGCGCGTGGGGTGTGGCCGACGCGAAGGACTTCCTGGAGCCGCTGGACACCTTGGTCGCCGAGGGCGTGGCCGACCCGGCCCGGCTCGCCGTCACCGGGTACAGCTACGGCGGCTACATGACCTGCTACCTCACCAGCCGCGACAGCCGGTTCGCCGCGGCCGTGGCCGGTGGCGTGGCCAGCGACCTGACCAGCATGGTCGGCACCTCCGACGAGGGACACCTGATCACCGAGTACGAGCTGGGCGGGCAGCCGTGGAACGGCGGCCCGGACCTGGCGGAGATGTCGCCGTACACGAAGGTCGCCGACGTGCGGACGCCGACGCTGATCCTCCACGGGGACAACGACCTGCGCTGCCCGATCGGGCAGGCCGAGCAGTGGCACACGGCCCTGCGCGAGCGCGGGGTGCCGACCCGGCTGGTGGTCTACCCCGGCGGCAGCCACCTGTTCATCCTCGAAGGGCCGCCCTCGCACCGGCTCGACTACAACCGCCGTGTTGTCGACTGGGTCGAGCAGTACGCCGCTGACCCGGACGGCCCGCGGCGGCCGCGGATCGACGCCGCCCACTGGCAGCGCCGGCTCTCCGCGCTGGCGAGCCGGCACGGCGTGCCCGCGGCGCAGCTGGGCATCCTGCGGCTGCACCCGGGCGGCGAGGACGAGCTGGTCGAGGCCGCCCACGGGGTGCTCAACGTCGCCACCGGCGTCGAGGCGACCACCGATTCGGTTTTCCAGATCGGCTCGATTTCCAAGGTGTGGACCACGACTGTGGCGCTGCAGCTCGTCGAGGAAGGCCTGCTCGACCTCGACGCGCCGCTCACCGATGTGCTGCCGGAGCTGCGCCTGGCCGATCCCACCGCGGCCAAGCAGATGACCATGCGCCACCTGCTCACGCACACCAGCGGCATCGACGGCGACGTGTTCACCGACACCGGCCGTGGCGACGACTGCCTCGAAAAGTACGCCGGCCTGCTGGCCGAGGTGGCGCAGAACCATCCCCTCGGCGCCACCTGGTCCTACTGCAACTCCGGGTTTTCCCTTGCCGGGCGGGTGATCGAGAAGCTCACCGGGTCCACTTGGGACGCCGCGGTGCGCGAGCGGCTGGTCACTCCGCTGGAGCTGAAGCACACCGTCACGCTGCCGGAGGAGGCGTTGCTGCATCGCGCGGCCGTCGGGCACTTCGGGGACGACGAGCCGGAACCCGCCCCGGTGTGGGGACTGCCGCGCTCGGCCGGGCCCGCCGGGCTGATCACCGCGACCGCCGCCGACGTGCTCGGCTTCGCGCGCCTGCACCTGACCGGCGGGCTGGCCCCGGACGGCACCCGCGTGCTCGGGGAGGAGGGCGCGGCCGCGATGGCCGCGTTCCAGGCGGACCTGCCCGACAAACACGCGCTGGGCGACTCGTGGGGCCTCGGCTGGATCCGGTACGGCTGGGACGGCCACCGGCTGATCGGGCACGACGGCAACACCATCGGCCAGTCGGCGTTCCTGCGGCTGCTGCCGGAACAGGGCCTCGCCGTCGCGCTGCTCACCAACGGCGGCAGCACCCGCGACCTCTACCAGGACCTCTACCGGGAGATCTTCGCCGAGCTGGCGGACGTCGAAATGCCGGTGCCGCTCGGCCCGCCCGCGGAGCCGGTGGCCGTCGACTTCGAGCCGTACCTGGGCACTTACGAGCGGGCGGGCGCGCTGATGGAGGTGTTCCGCGGCGAGGGCGGGGCGAGGCTGCGCGTCACCATCACCGGCCCGCTCGCCGAGCTGCTGCCGGACAAGGTGCAGGAGTACACGCTGGTCCCGGTCGAGCCGGGCTTGTTCGTGGTCCGGGCCACCCAGGGCCGGGGCTGGATCCCGGTCACCTTCTACCCGCTGCCCACCGGCGAGGAGTACCTCCACTTCGGCGGGCGCGCGACCCCGAAGGTGGCCATAGGCTGA
- a CDS encoding PucR family transcriptional regulator yields MNPLPHNGLGRVLDDLGATLLELVHGSPAAVRIGGVVIHDPLEDSVLPRHALVLGVGLREPGEVLRLVRELGRQEAVALVLRAPVPVPDELAAAADEAGVALLGLTRGASWAQLAALLRSSLAEIGDAGPPMLGGMPSGDLFALANAIAALIDAPVTIEDRESRVVAFSGRQDEADASRVETILGRQVPERFSRLLTERGVFRHLYRTDQPVHFEVPDEQTEGLTVARVAVAVRAGDELLGSIWAAVREPLSEDRGQALVDAARLVALHLLRIRAGADVERRLRTELLGTALEGGAGAREALNRLGVADQPVVVLALALPGGDGVVDAGHVTARQRLSDSLALHLSAVHPRSAAALVGDVVYGLIPVGHSDIPAEERGVRIAGDFLDRLGERAQEATAVAAVGPVARDVAELAVARENADRTLRVLCAGHARGLRVARLADVHAESLVLELRDIAAARGDRPTGAVARLLAYDEQHNTGLVETLRAWLDAFGDVVAAAAAVHVHPNTFRYRLRRLAEVGDVDLADPDARFAALLQLRLL; encoded by the coding sequence GTGAACCCGTTACCGCACAACGGCCTCGGCCGCGTTCTCGACGACCTCGGCGCGACCCTGCTCGAACTGGTCCACGGGAGCCCCGCCGCGGTGCGCATCGGCGGGGTGGTGATCCACGACCCGCTCGAGGACAGCGTGCTGCCGCGGCACGCGCTGGTGCTCGGCGTCGGCCTGCGCGAGCCGGGGGAGGTCCTGCGGCTCGTCCGGGAGCTGGGGCGGCAGGAGGCGGTCGCGCTGGTCCTGCGGGCGCCGGTGCCGGTGCCGGACGAGCTGGCGGCGGCGGCCGACGAAGCGGGCGTCGCGCTGCTCGGCCTGACCCGGGGCGCGTCGTGGGCGCAGCTGGCCGCGCTGCTGCGTTCGTCGCTGGCCGAGATCGGGGACGCGGGGCCCCCGATGCTGGGCGGGATGCCGTCCGGCGACCTGTTCGCGCTGGCCAACGCCATCGCCGCGCTGATCGACGCCCCGGTGACGATCGAGGACCGCGAATCCCGCGTGGTCGCGTTCTCCGGCCGCCAGGACGAGGCCGACGCGTCGCGCGTGGAGACGATCCTCGGCCGTCAGGTGCCCGAGCGGTTTTCGCGGCTGCTGACCGAGCGCGGGGTGTTCCGGCACCTCTACCGCACCGATCAGCCGGTGCACTTCGAGGTGCCGGACGAGCAGACCGAGGGCCTGACCGTGGCGCGGGTCGCGGTCGCCGTGCGGGCGGGCGACGAGCTGCTGGGCTCGATCTGGGCCGCCGTGCGCGAGCCGCTGAGCGAGGACCGCGGCCAGGCCCTCGTCGACGCGGCCCGCCTGGTCGCCCTGCACCTGCTGCGGATCCGCGCGGGCGCCGACGTCGAGCGGCGGCTGCGGACCGAGCTGCTGGGCACCGCACTGGAAGGCGGGGCCGGGGCGCGCGAGGCGCTGAACCGGCTCGGCGTCGCGGACCAGCCCGTGGTGGTGCTCGCGCTGGCGCTGCCCGGGGGAGACGGCGTTGTGGACGCCGGGCACGTGACCGCGCGCCAGCGGTTGAGCGACAGCCTCGCTTTGCACCTGAGCGCCGTGCACCCGCGCAGTGCCGCCGCGCTCGTCGGCGACGTCGTGTACGGCCTGATTCCGGTGGGGCACAGCGATATCCCTGCCGAGGAACGCGGGGTGCGGATCGCCGGCGACTTCCTGGACCGGCTGGGGGAGCGGGCCCAGGAAGCGACGGCCGTCGCGGCCGTCGGCCCGGTCGCGCGCGATGTCGCGGAACTCGCCGTGGCGCGGGAAAACGCCGACCGCACGCTTCGGGTCCTGTGCGCGGGCCACGCCCGTGGCCTGCGGGTCGCGCGGCTGGCCGACGTCCACGCCGAGTCGCTTGTGCTGGAACTGCGCGACATCGCGGCCGCCCGGGGCGATCGGCCCACCGGCGCGGTCGCCCGCCTGCTGGCCTACGACGAGCAGCACAACACCGGCCTCGTCGAGACTTTGCGCGCGTGGCTGGACGCTTTCGGCGACGTGGTGGCGGCCGCCGCGGCCGTGCACGTCCACCCGAACACGTTCCGCTATCGCCTGCGCCGCCTAGCCGAGGTCGGCGACGTGGACCTGGCCGATCCGGACGCCCGCTTCGCCGCGTTGCTGCAGTTGCGCTTGCTCTAA
- a CDS encoding IniB N-terminal domain-containing protein produces the protein MGPVQTLHEFALNLLGDPQALAEYNANPQGVLNDAGLGDLSAADVHDIMPLVMDTAPLPAAGSPAAFATGDVTGTLDHVAAFAPRAEEAAHSASGALGGESGVLTGVFGAVSDVADQTGLNTATHGVLADVSGGVDSVASAVSGVPLVGPLVDAGAIDLQHTVGAVGDHLFDGKLVGSVVDATTNHLGDALLWKAAVTTVAQVPAVGGPLSGVVEDVRVGGSGLLGQVNGVIGSTPVGVNAENIQPHGDFGAAGDLSGTLDHAASALPVGLPAVPALPAVPAVPGASVPGVPALPAVPGVPALPAVPGVPALPATPDVSATVGSVTHTLAGVTSHLPVAGDAVNHALAATGEHTDTGIRSDAVTSDLTGATHSGDLVSNVENHAHDLANGLDLHHGLESALDGLHLGH, from the coding sequence ATGGGCCCGGTGCAGACGCTGCACGAATTCGCGTTGAACCTTCTTGGCGACCCGCAGGCGCTGGCGGAGTACAACGCCAACCCGCAGGGTGTGCTGAACGACGCCGGTCTGGGGGACCTGAGCGCGGCGGACGTCCACGACATCATGCCGCTCGTGATGGACACCGCGCCGCTGCCGGCCGCCGGCTCGCCGGCCGCGTTCGCCACCGGTGACGTCACCGGCACGCTGGACCACGTCGCCGCGTTCGCGCCCCGCGCGGAAGAAGCCGCCCACAGCGCTTCGGGCGCTCTCGGCGGCGAGTCCGGCGTTCTGACCGGGGTCTTCGGCGCGGTCAGCGACGTCGCCGACCAGACCGGCCTGAACACCGCCACGCACGGCGTCCTCGCGGACGTTTCCGGCGGCGTGGACAGCGTCGCTTCCGCGGTCAGCGGCGTGCCGCTGGTCGGCCCGCTGGTCGACGCCGGCGCCATCGACCTGCAGCACACCGTCGGCGCGGTGGGCGACCACCTCTTCGACGGCAAGCTGGTCGGCAGCGTGGTCGACGCCACCACCAACCACCTCGGCGACGCCCTGCTGTGGAAGGCCGCGGTCACCACCGTCGCCCAGGTGCCGGCCGTCGGCGGTCCGCTGAGCGGCGTGGTCGAGGACGTCCGCGTCGGGGGCAGTGGCCTGCTCGGCCAGGTCAACGGGGTCATCGGCTCCACGCCGGTCGGCGTCAACGCCGAGAACATCCAGCCGCACGGGGACTTCGGCGCCGCCGGCGACCTGTCCGGCACGCTGGACCACGCGGCCTCGGCGCTGCCGGTCGGGCTCCCGGCCGTGCCCGCCCTCCCGGCGGTCCCGGCGGTTCCGGGTGCCTCGGTTCCGGGCGTTCCGGCCCTGCCCGCCGTCCCGGGTGTCCCGGCGCTGCCCGCGGTTCCGGGTGTCCCGGCGCTGCCGGCCACGCCGGACGTGTCGGCCACCGTCGGCTCGGTCACCCACACCCTCGCCGGTGTCACCTCGCACCTGCCGGTCGCCGGCGACGCGGTGAACCACGCGCTGGCCGCGACCGGTGAGCACACCGACACGGGCATCCGCAGCGACGCGGTGACCAGCGACCTCACCGGCGCGACGCACTCCGGCGACCTGGTCAGCAACGTGGAGAACCACGCGCACGACCTGGCCAACGGCCTCGACCTGCACCACGGGCTCGAGAGCGCGCTCGACGGTCTCCACCTCGGGCACTGA
- a CDS encoding alpha/beta fold hydrolase encodes MPAVFVHGNPETAAIWRPLLAELERKDVVCLSPPGFGAPLPPGFGATVGEYRDWLIERLAEIDEPVDLVGHDWGGSHVVSAVKTRPDLVRSWVSDALGTFDPDYVWHELAQVWQTPGAGEAAVEERFGSAEKRLAAFAGLGFPDDLATEIATGHDPSLGPAMLALYRSAAQPVKAELGRDLTGLTRRPGLAVLAGQDHFVGTDEQRRRTAARAGARVAELPDLGHWWMIQDPARGARILTDFWALG; translated from the coding sequence ATGCCTGCGGTGTTCGTGCACGGCAACCCGGAGACCGCCGCGATCTGGCGGCCGCTGCTCGCCGAACTGGAACGAAAGGACGTGGTGTGCCTGTCGCCGCCCGGGTTCGGCGCCCCGCTGCCCCCCGGATTCGGGGCCACGGTGGGGGAATACCGCGACTGGCTGATCGAGCGGCTCGCGGAGATCGACGAACCGGTCGACCTGGTCGGGCACGACTGGGGCGGCAGCCACGTGGTCAGCGCCGTGAAGACCCGGCCGGACCTGGTCCGCAGCTGGGTCAGCGACGCGCTCGGGACGTTCGACCCGGACTACGTGTGGCACGAGCTGGCCCAGGTTTGGCAGACCCCGGGAGCGGGCGAGGCGGCGGTCGAGGAACGCTTCGGCTCGGCCGAAAAGCGCCTTGCGGCGTTCGCCGGGCTCGGTTTCCCGGACGACCTGGCCACCGAGATCGCCACCGGGCACGACCCCTCGCTGGGGCCGGCGATGCTCGCGCTGTACCGGTCCGCCGCCCAGCCGGTGAAAGCGGAACTCGGCCGGGACCTCACCGGCCTGACCCGCCGGCCGGGACTCGCCGTCCTGGCCGGGCAGGACCACTTCGTGGGCACGGACGAGCAGCGCCGGCGCACCGCGGCACGGGCGGGCGCCCGGGTGGCGGAACTCCCCGATCTCGGCCACTGGTGGATGATCCAGGACCCGGCGCGCGGCGCCCGGATACTCACCGATTTCTGGGCCCTGGGCTGA
- a CDS encoding TetR/AcrR family transcriptional regulator, whose translation MPRLTQAQRRAQTGSALLQAAAEIVVEGGVAALTLARVGERAGYSRGIVTHHFGSKQALLDTLARASQSGFVPGVGDEPGLDRLLALIDGYVAALGGAGPLRRAFLLLWADSLTSPELAGVFRERDEGFRTDLRADVGAGITAGDIRPDVDARDTAVAVLGELRGIALQCLLDPAAVDTERLRHAVREQWRRALT comes from the coding sequence ATGCCCCGACTCACCCAGGCACAACGCCGGGCCCAGACCGGCTCCGCGCTCCTGCAGGCCGCGGCCGAGATCGTGGTCGAGGGCGGCGTCGCGGCGCTGACGCTCGCCCGGGTCGGCGAGCGCGCGGGCTACAGCCGCGGGATCGTCACCCATCACTTCGGCTCGAAGCAGGCCCTCCTCGACACGCTCGCCCGGGCGAGCCAGAGCGGGTTCGTCCCCGGCGTCGGCGACGAACCCGGCCTGGACCGGCTGCTCGCCCTGATCGACGGCTACGTCGCGGCCCTCGGCGGCGCGGGCCCGTTGCGCCGCGCGTTCCTGTTGCTGTGGGCCGATTCGCTGACCTCGCCGGAGCTCGCCGGGGTCTTCCGCGAACGGGACGAGGGCTTCCGGACGGACCTGCGCGCCGACGTCGGCGCCGGGATCACGGCCGGGGACATCCGCCCGGACGTCGACGCCCGGGACACGGCGGTCGCGGTCCTCGGCGAGCTGCGGGGCATCGCCCTGCAGTGCCTGCTCGATCCCGCGGCCGTCGACACCGAGCGCCTCCGGCACGCCGTGCGGGAGCAGTGGCGCCGGGCGCTGACCTGA
- a CDS encoding RNA-binding S4 domain-containing protein: MESTRVDRWLWAVRLTKTRADAAAACRGGHVRVNDRPAKPATSVVAGDEVRLRNGPVTRIVEVARVIQKRVGAPDAATCLIDRTPAPPPEASMPVARRERGAGRPTKRERRELDEFRARQGPLG; this comes from the coding sequence GTGGAATCGACCCGAGTGGACCGGTGGCTGTGGGCGGTGCGGCTGACCAAGACGCGCGCGGACGCCGCCGCGGCGTGCCGGGGCGGGCACGTCCGCGTGAACGACCGGCCCGCCAAGCCCGCCACCTCCGTGGTGGCCGGTGACGAGGTGCGGCTGCGCAACGGGCCGGTCACCCGGATCGTCGAGGTCGCGCGGGTGATCCAGAAACGCGTCGGGGCCCCGGACGCCGCCACCTGCCTCATCGACCGGACCCCGGCGCCGCCGCCGGAGGCCTCGATGCCCGTCGCCCGGCGGGAACGCGGCGCCGGGCGCCCGACCAAGCGCGAACGGCGTGAGCTGGACGAGTTCCGGGCGCGGCAAGGCCCGCTCGGCTGA
- the murJ gene encoding murein biosynthesis integral membrane protein MurJ gives MQHDDRTRPQPEEATAFIAFDASDLSLPGGAHWPTRDLDVPRSYTQIAVQVAVPQPPPSPIGQPAGSVAQSSSRLAVAALVSRITGFGWKVALALIIGTGVVNDSFNIANTLPNMVFELLLGGVLSSVVIPLLVRSHDDPDGGEAYAQRLITMALVLLALGTACAVAAAPLFTMLYVDSSSPDASPALTTALGYLVLPQIFFYGLFALFAAILNAKNVFGPPAWAPVLNNLVVLVTLGAFYLVPGEISLSPVRMGDPKLLVLGLGVTLGIVCQAVVLIPPLLRSGFRFRWRWGIDPRLKEFGGLAAWILGYVGVSQLGLVVNTNVLTSGTSGGVTAYTYAWLLFQLPYGVIGVSLLTAFMPRMSRAAADGDTQRLVGDLSYAARLSTVLLMPCSAILAAIGTPIGIAIFTWGKGTLADADRLGQTLAISALGLLPYAMVLLQLRVFYAMKDARTPTLIMIVMTAVKIPMLFLCQGLLDREHIVLGAMLVNGATYVIGAVVGQVWLWVRLGHLRSRRALRVILVTTAVSALGGGAAYLTGLVVPASLGPSWQAIVRLPLEGLVGAGVSFGLLAALKISEFDPITRRIAGLRRARS, from the coding sequence ATGCAGCACGACGATCGGACCCGGCCACAGCCCGAGGAGGCGACGGCGTTCATCGCCTTCGACGCGTCCGATCTGAGCCTGCCCGGCGGCGCGCACTGGCCGACCCGCGATCTCGACGTGCCCCGCTCGTACACGCAGATCGCGGTGCAGGTCGCGGTCCCGCAGCCGCCGCCGTCGCCGATCGGGCAGCCGGCCGGCTCGGTGGCGCAGTCGAGCAGCCGGCTGGCCGTCGCCGCGCTGGTCAGCCGCATCACCGGGTTCGGCTGGAAGGTCGCGCTGGCGCTGATCATCGGCACCGGCGTGGTGAACGACTCGTTCAACATCGCCAACACCCTGCCGAACATGGTGTTCGAGCTGCTACTGGGCGGGGTGCTGTCCAGCGTGGTGATCCCGTTGCTGGTCCGCTCGCACGACGACCCCGACGGCGGCGAGGCGTACGCGCAACGGCTGATCACCATGGCGCTGGTGCTGCTCGCGCTGGGCACGGCCTGCGCCGTCGCGGCCGCGCCGCTGTTCACCATGCTCTACGTGGACAGCTCCTCCCCCGACGCCAGCCCCGCGCTGACCACCGCGCTGGGCTACCTCGTGCTGCCGCAGATCTTCTTCTACGGCCTGTTCGCGCTGTTCGCCGCGATCCTCAACGCGAAGAACGTGTTCGGCCCGCCGGCCTGGGCGCCCGTGCTCAACAACCTCGTCGTGCTCGTCACGCTCGGGGCGTTCTACCTCGTGCCCGGCGAGATCTCGCTGAGCCCGGTCCGGATGGGCGACCCGAAGCTGCTGGTGCTCGGGCTCGGGGTGACCCTCGGCATCGTCTGCCAGGCCGTCGTGCTCATCCCGCCGTTGCTGCGCAGCGGTTTCCGGTTCCGCTGGCGCTGGGGCATCGACCCGCGGCTGAAGGAGTTCGGCGGGCTGGCCGCGTGGATCCTGGGCTACGTCGGGGTGAGCCAGCTCGGCCTCGTCGTCAACACCAACGTCCTGACGAGCGGCACCAGCGGCGGCGTCACCGCGTACACCTACGCGTGGCTGCTGTTCCAGCTCCCCTACGGCGTCATCGGCGTTTCGCTGCTGACCGCGTTCATGCCGCGGATGAGCCGGGCCGCCGCCGACGGCGACACCCAGCGGCTGGTGGGCGACTTGTCTTACGCCGCCCGGCTTTCGACCGTGCTGCTGATGCCCTGCTCCGCCATCCTCGCGGCGATCGGCACGCCGATCGGGATCGCGATCTTCACCTGGGGCAAGGGCACTCTCGCCGACGCCGACCGCCTCGGCCAGACGCTGGCGATCTCCGCGCTCGGCTTGCTGCCGTACGCGATGGTTCTGTTGCAGCTGCGCGTGTTCTACGCGATGAAGGACGCCCGCACGCCGACGCTGATCATGATCGTGATGACCGCGGTGAAGATCCCGATGCTGTTCCTCTGCCAGGGCCTGCTCGACCGCGAGCACATCGTGCTCGGCGCGATGCTGGTCAACGGCGCGACCTACGTCATCGGCGCGGTCGTCGGGCAGGTCTGGCTGTGGGTGCGGCTCGGCCACCTGCGCAGCCGGCGCGCGCTGCGCGTCATCCTGGTCACCACCGCGGTCAGCGCCCTCGGCGGCGGCGCGGCGTACCTGACCGGGCTCGTGGTGCCCGCCTCCCTCGGCCCCAGCTGGCAGGCCATCGTCCGGCTGCCGCTGGAGGGCCTGGTCGGCGCCGGGGTCTCCTTCGGCCTGCTCGCCGCACTGAAGATCAGCGAGTTCGACCCGATCACCCGCCGGATCGCCGGACTGCGGCGGGCCCGGTCCTGA